Part of the Chitinophagaceae bacterium genome, ACAAACTGCTTAACCTGGCTACTTTGGGAAGAGGAATGAAACGTACCATCAATGGGCGTGATGTAAGGCTGCCAACCCGGTTCTACCGTTTCTTCCCCGACAATTACGAAAGAGATAATTTTCAATTCTTCCTTCCTCCTGCAAAAAGGGGATACGGTACTGGATTTCGGGGCACACATCGGCTTATTTGCCGCCAGGCTTCAGAGCCGTTGGCCCTTCCGGCAAAGTCTATGCTTTGAACCTTCGCCATCAACCAACCAGTTGCTGCAAAAAACGGTTGAGATAAATAATGCATCGGGCATTGTTAAAACTTTTCAGAAATCGTGGGCGGCTCTGTTGGTAAAACAACTTTTTGTTTCCGACGGGCAGGCCGACAATGCCAACAGCCTGGTGAATTATAAAGAAGACAGGCCTTTCACGGGATTGAAATGACGTAACCACCATTGATGCGTTTGTAAAAGAACAGCAGTTATCTAAAATTCGATTTTATAAAGATAGATGTGGAAGGAGCTGAATACGATGCCATGAAAGGAGCGGTTGAAACATTTAAAAGATTCAAACCAAACCATCCTGGCCATCCACCCGAGCCGGTAAAGCAAAGGGCGACAGCCTGGAAGCTATTTATGATCTTGTGAAGGAACTTAATTTACAGCTTTGTATAATGACAAACCCATCAGCAAAGAAAATTTCTGTTCGCAAACCGATCTCATCGATCTTCACCTTATACCGGCTTAGGCAACAGGATGAGCAATAAAAAAACCATACTGCACATCATCGACTATATGGGCCGCGGGGGTGCAGAAGTAATGCTGGTAAAAGTTTTGAAAGAATTGAAGGAATATCATAACATAGTGGTCACGCTCAATCCGCAAAACCACTTCGGCGATGAGTTTACCTGCGATGAATACCATTGCCTCAAATGGGTCCTCTTTCAAAATTTCCCCTTGGCAATAATGCGGCTGCACAAATTTATCCGGCAAAATAAGGTTGATCTGGTGCACTCCCACCTGTTCACCGCTACCCTGGTGGCGAGGTTTGCCACTAGGGCATATTCCGCTGATCACAACAATTCATACCAATGTTTCTGCTTCCGCTGAATATAAGAAAGTGATATTTGCGGCTGCTCGAAAAATGAGTTACAGGAAACATAAGAGTACCATCATTGGTGTTTCTTCCGGGGTGATGCAACAATATTTCGACTTCTTCAATCACAAGCCGTACAAGGAACATCTGCTGTACACGTTTGTGGACATAAAGGAAACAGGAAAGCCTGCTTCAGTGGCTGTAAAGAGAATAAAGCTTTGTTCAGGCTGGTTTCCATCGGTGCCTTGCGCTATCCTAAAAACCAGCAATACCTTATCCGGGCTTTTGCACAGTTAAAACAGGAAAATTTTGAACTGGATATTTACGGAACCGGGCCATTGCAGAAAGAACTGGAACAAATGCGGAATGAATCAGGTGCAAGGGTCATATTAAAAGGGGAGGTTAAAAATGCCAGCAGGTTATTATCGCAATACGACCTGTACGTAATGCCTTCGGAATTTGAAGGGTTTTCCCTGAGTATATTGGAAGCCATGGCCATGCAAATGCCCATGCTGGTAAGTGATATTCCTTCCTTCCGGGAACAATGCGCCGATACAGCTGTATATTTTGACCTGAAAGACACGGATGATTTCATAAGCAAATTGAAAATGCTGGCAGCCGAGGAGGCCCTGCGAAATAACCTGGCGGCGGCTGCAAAGCAACGGGTACTTGATCATTTTACGCTGGAGCATCACCATGAAGGGCCTGCGTAAAATTATTCCTGATACATTAAACGATAACTGAGCAGTGAACGGAAAAATATTTATTTATCTCTTTACGACGGCATGACCGATCCGCTTTTCAAGCAGGTGATCCACACCTGGAAGGACAAAGCAAGGATACGCGCTTCACTACTTTTAAGGATTCGCAGAAATACGAGGTCCATCAAGCCGAGGAATGACAAACTTGCTGGAGAAAGCAGGATCAACTGGGTGCCGCTGCCTTATACAAAAAACCGCCGGTGATCTCCCGCTTATCGATATCATAAAATGAAACAAGGCGCCGAGAAGATTCACCGGCAACCGTAAGATGGATATGGTGCATACCCGGCCGGTGTACCCCGGTGGGATTATGGATAAAAAAAGAATGGGGTAAGATTCCTGAATGATATCCGGGAGCTTTATGCCGATGAACGGTTGAAGGCGAAATGTGGAATGTGAACAACCCTTGTACAAAATGGTGTGT contains:
- a CDS encoding glycosyltransferase family 4 protein, with product MFRLVSIGALRYPKNQQYLIRAFAQLKQENFELDIYGTGPLQKELEQMRNESGARVILKGEVKNASRLLSQYDLYVMPSEFEGFSLSILEAMAMQMPMLVSDIPSFREQCADTAVYFDLKDTDDFISKLKMLAAEEALRNNLAAAAKQRVLDHFTLEHHHEGPA